A window of Piliocolobus tephrosceles isolate RC106 chromosome 13, ASM277652v3, whole genome shotgun sequence contains these coding sequences:
- the OVOL1 gene encoding putative transcription factor Ovo-like 1, whose translation MPRAFLVKKPCVSTCKRNWSELPDEERGEIYVPVSLGFCPPQPYREPEPSVAEPPSCPLALNMSLRDSSYSVAPGPCVVAQLPSEDTGHLTDPQSRDHGFLRTKMKVTLGDSPSGDLFTCHICQKAFTYQRMLNRHMKCHNDVKRHLCTYCGKGFNDTFDLKRHVRTHTGVRPYKCSLCDKAFTQRCSLESHLKKIHGVQQKYAYKERRAKLYVCEECGCTSESQEGHVLHLKEHHPDSPLLRKTSKKVAVALQNTVTSLLQGSPHL comes from the exons ATGCCCCGCGCGTTCCTGGTGAAGAAGCCGTGCGTCTCCACGTGCAAGAGGAACTGGAGCGAGCTCCCAGATGAGGAGCGCGGCGAGATCTACGTGCCAG TCAGCCTGGGCTTCTGCCCGCCACAACCCTACCGGGAGCCGGAGCCCTCTGTGGCCGAACCCCCTTCCTGCCCCCTGGCTTTGAACATGAGCCTTCGAGACTCTAGCTACAGTGTGGCCCCTGGGCCCTGTGTGGTGGCCCAGCTGCCCTCTGAAGACACGGGACACTTGACAGACCCCCAAAGCAGAGACCATGGCTTCCTGCGCACCAAGATGAAG GTGACCCTTGGGGACAGTCCCAGTGGAGACCTGTTCACCTGCCACATCTGCCAGAAGGCCTTCACCTACCAGCGCATGCTGAACCGCCACATGAAGTGTCACAACGACGTCAAGAGGCACCTCTGCACATACTGTGGGAAGGGCTTCAATGACACCTTCGACCTCAAGAGACACGTCCGAACTCACACTG GCGTGCGGCCCTACAAGTGCAGCCTGTGTGACAAGGCCTTCACGCAGCGCTGCTCTCTGGAGTCTCACCTCAAGAAGATCCATGGCGTGCAGCAGAAGTACGCGTACAAGGAGCGGCGGGCCAAGCTGTACGTGTGTGAGGAGTGTGGCTGCACATCTGAGAGCCAGGAGGGCCATGTCCTGCACCTGAAGGAGCACCACCCTGACAGCCCACTGCTGCGCAAGACCTCCAAGAAGGTGGCCGTGGCACTACAGAACACTGTCACTTCCCTGCTGCAGGGCAGCCCCCACCTGTGA
- the AP5B1 gene encoding AP-5 complex subunit beta-1, with translation MGPLSRDAWAQRLGAFRASPSAFMAGPEGEDLGRNLLGDLRSEKLSEQTKVSLLALSLEYPAQLWPDVSAAEVAATSLLDTLVLLPPRPSALRRPLLLAATTALAAGGALGPTSGASCRLLPLLLGLASGSDLGRGFVPASEQRPLQATACECLRELESCKPGLLGGSLGLLRGLLGQEGPVQPLSLLLALVLRNTLVLQSRVGAGLGGLLTDKVSPTGGGPWDWTLVEKGDGSLQPQAPSWPAAEEGEGERSLTAREHSPEEARELRAAVIQLLETSYLLTPVAQAQLLWLLGWALRGLQGQPPALFKPQLVRLLGTAQLTLLHAVLALKAAFGEALFTAQDEALLLRRLTLAAQHPALPLPTHLFYLHCLLSFPENWPLGPEGEEAAPLLLGPQLCRGLLPSLLHDPMALLARLHLLCLLCAEDEEEEKGQLPSPRHYLEELLAGLRQRAALDEGPRALATVCFQASYLVTRCLAGQPTVLTPLIHGLAQLYRVRPMLASHFVDFLDQVDSELREPLKVVLRQEVVSRLGRDEALCWHLKMLAKVADGDAQSATLNFLQAAAAHCTNWDLQQGLLRVCRALLRAGVRGGLVDLLQVLARQLEDPDGRDHARLYYILLAHLAGPKLGVALGPSLAPPALASSLVAENQGFVAALMVQEAPALVRLSVGSHGVKGPLPVLKLQPEALEPIYSLELRFRVEGQLYAPLEAVHVPCLCPGRPARPLLLPLQPRCPAPARLDVHALYTTSTGLTCHAHLPPLFVNFADLFLPFPQPPGGAGLGFFEELWDSCLPEGAESRVWCPLGPQGLEGLVSQHLEPFVVVAQPPTSYYVAIHLPPNSKLLLRLEAALPDGVPVALRTDDWAVLPLAGDYLRGLAAAL, from the exons ATGGGGCCCCTGAGCCGGGATGCCTGGGCCCAGCGCTTGGGGGCCTTCCGGGCCAGCCCGTCCGCCTTCATGGCAGGTCCTGAGGGGGAGGATTTGGGTCGCAACCTGCTAGGCGACCTGAGGAGTGAGAAGCTGAGCGAGCAGACCAAG GTTTCCCTGCTGGCCCTGAGCTTGGAGTACCCTGCCCAGCTGTGGCCTGACGTCTCTGCGGCCGAGGTGGCCGCCACCTCCCTGTTGGACACCTTGGTCCTCCTACCCCCGCGGCCCTCAGCTCTCCGTCGGCCCCTGCTGCTGGCGGCCACCACAGCCCTGGCGGCGGGCGGCGCGCTGGGCCCCACCTCGGGCGCCTCCTGCCGGCTCCTGCCCCTACTGCTCGGCCTGGCCTCCGGCAGCGATCTGGGGCGAGGCTTTGTCCCCGCCTCGGAACAGCGCCCCTTGCAGGCCACCGCCTGCGAGTGCCTGCGAGAGCTAGAGAGCTGCAAGCCCGGGCTGCTGGGGGGCTCCCTGGGGCTGCTGCGGGGCCTGCTGGGGCAGGAAGGCCCCGTCCAGCCGCTCAGCCTGCTGCTGGCCCTTGTTTTGCGCAACACCTTGGTGCTCCAGTCCCGGGTTGGGGCTGGCCTAGGGGGACTGCTCACAGATAAGGTCTCCCCAACTGGGGGTGGTCCCTGGGATTGGACACTAGTGGAGAAGGGCGATGGAAGCCTTCAGCCCCAAGCACCCAGCTGGCCGGCagctgaggagggagagggggagcGTAGCCTTACAGCACGAGAGCACAGCCCTGAGGAGGCGCGGGAGCTGCGGGCTGCGGTGATCCAGCTTCTGGAAACCTCCTATCTGCTCACCCCTGTGGCCCAGGCCCAGCTCCTGTGGCTGCTGGGCTGGGCCCTGCGGGGTCTGCAGGGACAGCCACCCGCACTCTTCAAGCCACAGCTGGTACGGCTGCTAGGCACAGCACAGCTGACACTGCTGCACGCCGTGCTTGCGCTCAAAGCGGCCTTTGGTGAGGCCCTGTTCACAGCCCAGGATGAAGCGCTGCTGCTCCGCCGGCTCACCTTGGCTGCCCAACACCCTGCTCTGCCTCTGCCCACCCATCTCTTTTACCTGCACTGCCTCCTGAGCTTCCCTGAGAACTGGCCGCTGGGCCCCGAAGGTGAGGAGGCTGCCCCACTGCTGCTAGGGCCCCAGCTATGCCGTGGTCTCCTGCCCAGTCTCCTGCATGACCCAATGGCTCTCCTGGCCCGCCTGCATTTGCTATGCCTGCTCTGTGCTGAggatgaagaagaggagaaaggccAGCTTCCAAGCCCACGGCACTACCTGGAAGAGCTGCTGGCTGGCTTGCGGCAGCGGGCAGCCCTGGATGAGGGCCCCCGGGCCTTAGCCACTGTCTGCTTCCAGGCCTCATATCTGGTGACCCGCTGCCTGGCTGGGCAACCTACAGTGCTGACCCCCTTGATCCACGGACTGGCCCAGCTATACCGAGTCCGGCCCATGCTGGCTTCCCACTTTGTGGACTTCTTGGATCAGGTGGACTCTGAGCTGAGGGAGCCCCTGAAGGTGGTGTTGCGGCAGGAGGTGGTGTCCAGGCTGGGCAGGGATGAAGCTCTTTGCTGGCACCTGAAAATGCTGGCAAAGGTGGCAGATGGAGATGCCCAGAGTGCTACCCTCAACTTTCTACAGGCCGCAGCTGCCCACTGCACGAACTGGGACCTACAGCAGGGCCTACTGCGGGTCTGCCGGGCGCTGCTGCGAGCAGGGGTGAGGGGTGGCCTGGTTGACTTGCTGCAGGTGCTGGCCAGGCAGCTGGAGGACCCTGATGGGCGTGACCACGCCCGTCTTTACTACATCCTTCTGGCACACCTGGCTGGACCCAAGTTGGGGGTGGCCCTGGGCCCCTCGCTTGCCCCACCTGCACTGGCCTCTTCACTGGTGGCCGAGAACCAGGGCTTTGTGGCAGCACTGATGGTGCAGGAGGCCCCGGCCCTGGTACGGCTGAGCGTGGGGTCCCATGGGGTCAAGGGCCCACTCCCAGTGCTGAAGCTCCAGCCGGAGGCGCTGGAGCCCATCTACTCTCTGGAGCTGCGCTTCCGTGTGGAAGGGCAGCTGTATGCACCCCTGGAGGCTGTCCATGTGCCCTGCCTGTGTCCTGGTCGCCCTGCCCGCCCTCTGCTCCTGCCGCTGCAGCCCCGATGCCCGGCCCCCGCACGGCTGGATGTCCACGCCCTTTACACCACATCCACTGGTCTCACCTGCCATGCCCACTTGCCACCGCTGTTCGTAAACTTTGCCGACCTCTTTCTGCCTTTCCCGCAGCCCCCAGGGGGTGCTGGGCTGGGTTTCTTTGAGGAGCTCTGGGATTCCTGCCTGCCAGAGGGTGCCGAGAGTCGTGTGTGGTGTCCACTTGGGCCACAGGGCCTGGAGGGCTTGGTGTCCCAACACCTGGAGCCTTTCGTGGTGGTGGCCCAGCCCCCTACCAGCTACTATGTAGCGATCCACCTGCCCCCGAACTCAAAGCTGCTGCTGCGGCTAGAGGCGGCCCTGCCAGACGGAGTGCCTGTGGCCCTGCGGACCGATGACTGGGCTGTGCTGCCCTTGGCGGGGGACTACCTCCGTGGGCTGGCAGCTGCTCTCTGA